The proteins below are encoded in one region of Eubacteriales bacterium:
- a CDS encoding TasA family protein: MKKKILVIALAVMAISLVGYGTLAWFTSQDTANNTITTGDIEIQVNETMIDDGEEVPYVDPTDTLVPGTTSSKIVCVENTGSDAAYVRVKLDVAFDDEELSTDVISLNLNTTNWTYSNGYYYYNSILQPGDETEDLFDSYTFSTSAGNEYASAELSIDVNAYAVQSDNNGTSALTATGWPTV; the protein is encoded by the coding sequence ATGAAAAAGAAGATTTTAGTAATCGCATTAGCGGTTATGGCTATATCATTAGTCGGTTATGGAACACTCGCTTGGTTTACAAGCCAGGATACAGCAAATAACACAATAACGACTGGTGATATCGAAATTCAGGTCAACGAAACAATGATTGATGATGGCGAAGAAGTACCTTATGTAGATCCTACAGATACTTTAGTACCAGGAACAACAAGTTCAAAGATCGTTTGCGTTGAGAACACAGGCAGTGATGCAGCATATGTACGTGTAAAATTAGACGTTGCTTTTGATGATGAAGAGCTTTCAACAGATGTTATAAGCTTAAACTTAAACACAACAAACTGGACATACAGCAACGGATATTACTACTACAACAGCATATTACAGCCAGGTGATGAAACAGAAGACTTATTTGATTCTTACACATTCAGCACAAGCGCTGGAAATGAATATGCAAGCGCAGAACTCAGCATAGATGTAAATGCATATGCAGTACAGAGCGACAACAATGGTACAAGTGCACTTACAGCTACAGGCTGGCCTACAGTTTAG
- the phoU gene encoding phosphate signaling complex protein PhoU, translated as MRNRFDTQLELLNTELIEMGALCENAIACAAKALIENDKDSINQAIQLEKEIDQKEREIEDLCLNLLLRQQPVARDLRLISAALKMITDMERVGDQAADISEIVTLANIGSSVNTVHIADMSAATIKMMTDSIDAFVRRDLELSREVIAYDDVVDNLFNKIKKELISLVSKDIKNSEAVIDLLMIAKYFERIGDHAVNIAEWVEYSITGKHKWEVYSE; from the coding sequence ATGAGAAATAGATTTGATACTCAGCTCGAACTATTAAATACAGAACTAATTGAAATGGGCGCGCTTTGTGAAAATGCAATAGCCTGTGCCGCCAAAGCTTTAATCGAAAATGATAAAGATTCTATTAATCAAGCTATACAATTAGAAAAGGAAATAGATCAAAAAGAAAGGGAAATAGAAGATCTATGCTTAAACCTGTTGCTTAGGCAGCAGCCAGTAGCACGAGATCTCAGGCTTATTTCCGCCGCGTTAAAGATGATAACAGATATGGAACGTGTAGGGGATCAGGCTGCTGATATTTCAGAAATCGTTACGCTTGCAAATATAGGCTCTTCTGTCAATACAGTTCATATCGCAGATATGTCAGCCGCAACGATAAAGATGATGACCGATAGTATAGATGCATTTGTAAGGCGCGACCTCGAACTTTCAAGAGAAGTTATAGCATACGATGATGTAGTAGACAACCTTTTTAATAAGATAAAGAAAGAACTTATAAGTTTAGTCTCAAAAGATATAAAAAACAGCGAAGCTGTAATAGACTTGCTTATGATAGCAAAATACTTCGAGCGTATAGGAGACCATGCGGTAAATATAGCCGAATGGGTGGAATATTCCATTACCGGCAAACACAAATGGGAGGTTTATAGCGAATGA
- a CDS encoding LPXTG cell wall anchor domain-containing protein — MRLYNRLKRIIVVAIFLLVLFTGTTAYANNDSLVVYEGSAKNFVFVPETTDLFQNLKNIMPGDELAQEIIVRNTGDKVVKVYLRAEAVEEQYRSFLSQLSLKVVENGEDSTNATLFEATADQQDTLVNNVLLGTVSPGVDTTLHVTLDVPRSLGDEYQNTKGVIKWVFTVEETDEPDTPKTGDDSVTWIWYAVLIVAVIAFATALIIKKKKKAE, encoded by the coding sequence ATGAGATTATATAATCGTCTCAAACGCATCATCGTGGTGGCAATATTTCTATTAGTTCTGTTTACAGGAACAACTGCTTATGCTAATAATGATTCGCTGGTTGTATATGAAGGCTCGGCAAAGAATTTTGTCTTTGTACCTGAGACTACTGACCTGTTTCAGAATTTAAAGAATATCATGCCTGGAGATGAACTTGCGCAGGAGATAATTGTAAGAAATACAGGCGACAAGGTCGTTAAGGTGTATCTAAGAGCAGAGGCTGTTGAGGAGCAATATCGTTCTTTCTTAAGCCAGCTATCGCTTAAGGTAGTTGAAAATGGTGAAGATAGTACAAATGCTACACTTTTTGAGGCTACTGCAGACCAGCAGGATACCCTTGTAAATAACGTCTTGCTTGGGACCGTAAGTCCTGGGGTAGATACTACTTTACATGTTACGCTTGATGTCCCTCGTTCGCTTGGCGACGAGTATCAAAATACTAAGGGCGTTATAAAGTGGGTGTTTACTGTTGAGGAAACAGATGAACCTGATACCCCTAAAACGGGTGATGATTCAGTTACATGGATTTGGTATGCCGTTTTAATAGTCGCTGTTATAGCTTTTGCTACAGCCTTAATAATTAAGAAAAAGAAAAAAGCAGAATAA
- a CDS encoding signal peptidase I: protein METELRRTKKKDIKKKRSLRTLNIITAILVLVIMLMALLLIGIRFVGLTPYTVLSGSMEPTYHVGSLIYVKESTPDEIEVGDPITFVLNENLVVATHRVVEIDTENEQFYTKGDANKSADGSPVNFKNLIGKPVFTIPYMGYVAEFLSTQAGKIIGLTILGVLILLVFIAEIKIRKNAKD from the coding sequence ATGGAGACTGAGTTAAGGCGTACTAAGAAAAAGGACATTAAAAAGAAAAGATCACTTAGAACATTAAACATTATAACTGCTATATTGGTTTTAGTTATTATGTTGATGGCATTGTTACTGATAGGAATACGTTTTGTTGGGCTTACTCCATATACAGTTCTTTCTGGGTCTATGGAACCTACATATCATGTAGGAAGCCTGATATATGTTAAAGAATCTACACCTGATGAAATTGAAGTTGGTGATCCAATAACATTTGTACTTAATGAGAACTTAGTAGTTGCAACTCACCGGGTTGTAGAAATTGATACTGAAAATGAGCAGTTTTATACTAAGGGAGATGCAAATAAATCAGCGGATGGTTCGCCGGTTAATTTTAAAAACCTTATTGGAAAGCCCGTGTTTACTATTCCATATATGGGATATGTAGCAGAGTTCTTAAGCACACAGGCAGGCAAGATAATCGGTCTTACTATATTAGGCGTTTTGATATTACTTGTGTTTATAGCAGAGATAAAGATAAGAAAGAATGCAAAGGACTAA
- a CDS encoding VWA domain-containing protein yields the protein MSHRNTMSRRKKNKTHTFRIDKAIIFVISVLLLMSVFSVYAFAVDSGSQIDDSASVAPVIQADNELQGAADVSMTKAGPLESLDCTVTCNDSNLVLDKSATANEDGTVTINLNAYAIGELVTTSMPADIVLVLDQSGSMDYSFGQRYVAAYDVPAASRSGQNGTNYYVNINGNYLRVYTARSGKIWYYYVNNGMSNITVVPMTSSSDTDPTHVQFYTSEDMTNLDALKDAVNIFINAVQTNAQQNDVDHRIAVVGFANGGPGTGDYSTVGGYYYNTEMLTGSGAPIRYNNLTTYNYTNALQDVSTSAGRTNVASAINMLDAEGATYTNLGLNMAENIFENDPLSEGENRNRIVVMFTDGAPGYSGYDTTVANSAIAESKNIKDDGITVYTVGVFSGADPSQTGNNANGFMNYTSSNYPNATSVYSTGSRVSSDYNYYLTATNPTALNEIFESISELIGDKVEDAVIKDSVKPQFYIPDPVDCTVTPSKYQDDVSVVRNTDGTYTLDVSGVTLSPVVLDSNGNVAPGYEDRVVHATFDIVPNEDFIGGNKVLTNKSDSGVYTSDLSQVLGLFEEPDVDLPISYVPVANDKSIYIGDSIDALSLIKTDSNGAPVYSKLGSSTQYTIDGLNNSYVDIVYEIKQGDTVIAKYKVSAGETTLTLLDENGNPVTDGSQVMITPQSNTLYTITATATPIYTGTSTASTSSVNSNVYVFKPTFTCSDTSIYLSNTTDLNDRITNVTWSCGTEGIENPDGAVPSISYDFVLASSGETINNADEYSPLDVDFVNINIASVKRTDINLTLSEGQYSVVSAHENDDHNFTVYVYKPNITLQDLDVFYGDSVDLNTAIVDEITWECTQIAPAAEGTVPDLIIDFTTVRGSNIGDNYSSFRPKNYTDVNIDVSVQRQSGTVSIKDYCNVTKAGSPSDDHDFTVNLKKGTITIDKTGTNIEEDQSFLFAIKYIDFDGNDAVLYEVIQGIGSKTITGLVAADYTITEQTDWSWRYTADSSTKNVTISSSNPNAQVEFKNSYSNDKWLSGNNFAINLFKALGAD from the coding sequence ATGAGTCACAGGAATACCATGAGTCGTAGAAAGAAAAATAAAACACATACCTTCAGAATCGATAAGGCGATTATTTTTGTCATAAGCGTTTTATTGCTTATGAGCGTTTTTTCAGTCTATGCTTTTGCCGTTGATTCTGGATCACAGATAGATGATAGTGCTTCCGTAGCGCCTGTTATACAAGCAGACAATGAATTGCAAGGCGCCGCAGACGTCAGCATGACAAAAGCAGGCCCTCTTGAAAGCTTGGATTGTACTGTAACATGTAATGACAGTAATCTAGTTTTAGATAAGTCAGCTACAGCAAACGAAGATGGAACAGTAACCATTAATCTAAACGCGTATGCAATAGGGGAATTAGTTACTACATCTATGCCGGCAGACATAGTATTGGTGCTTGACCAGTCTGGCAGTATGGATTATTCCTTTGGACAGCGCTATGTTGCTGCATATGATGTTCCTGCAGCAAGCAGGAGCGGACAAAACGGAACTAACTATTATGTAAATATAAATGGTAATTATTTAAGGGTTTATACTGCTAGGTCAGGAAAAATTTGGTACTATTATGTGAATAACGGCATGAGCAATATAACCGTTGTGCCTATGACTAGTTCAAGCGATACTGACCCGACCCATGTTCAGTTCTATACTTCTGAGGATATGACAAATTTAGATGCGCTTAAAGATGCTGTTAATATTTTTATCAACGCTGTTCAAACCAATGCACAGCAAAATGATGTAGATCATCGAATTGCGGTAGTTGGTTTTGCTAACGGCGGACCTGGTACTGGCGATTACAGCACTGTTGGCGGATATTATTACAATACAGAGATGCTTACAGGTTCAGGCGCACCTATAAGATATAACAATCTTACAACTTATAATTACACTAATGCGTTACAGGATGTAAGCACTTCAGCCGGAAGGACAAACGTTGCTTCTGCTATAAATATGTTAGATGCAGAAGGTGCTACCTATACAAACCTTGGGCTTAATATGGCAGAAAATATATTTGAAAACGATCCACTTTCTGAAGGGGAAAACAGGAACCGTATAGTAGTTATGTTTACAGACGGCGCACCTGGTTACAGCGGATACGATACCACTGTTGCAAATAGTGCAATAGCAGAAAGCAAAAACATAAAAGACGACGGTATAACAGTTTATACAGTCGGCGTATTCTCTGGAGCAGATCCCAGCCAGACAGGCAATAATGCAAATGGCTTTATGAACTATACATCTTCTAATTATCCAAATGCTACAAGTGTTTATAGTACAGGAAGCAGGGTTTCTTCAGACTATAATTATTATCTGACGGCGACCAATCCAACTGCATTAAATGAAATTTTTGAGAGTATAAGCGAATTAATCGGCGATAAAGTCGAGGATGCTGTTATAAAGGATTCTGTGAAACCACAGTTTTACATACCTGATCCTGTAGACTGCACGGTAACTCCGTCTAAATACCAGGACGATGTATCCGTTGTGAGAAATACTGACGGTACGTATACGCTTGACGTAAGCGGCGTTACATTGAGCCCGGTAGTCCTTGATTCTAATGGTAATGTAGCTCCTGGATATGAAGACAGGGTGGTACACGCCACGTTTGATATTGTGCCGAATGAAGATTTTATTGGCGGCAACAAAGTACTGACCAATAAATCAGATTCAGGTGTTTACACATCTGATTTAAGCCAGGTGTTGGGTCTGTTTGAAGAACCGGACGTGGATTTACCTATAAGCTATGTACCTGTAGCCAATGATAAAAGCATTTATATAGGAGACAGCATCGATGCGTTAAGTTTGATAAAGACTGATTCAAACGGTGCACCGGTTTATAGTAAATTAGGTTCAAGCACCCAATATACTATTGACGGGCTCAATAATTCTTATGTAGATATAGTTTATGAGATAAAGCAGGGCGATACTGTTATTGCTAAATACAAGGTTTCGGCAGGAGAAACAACACTTACATTGCTTGATGAAAACGGCAATCCTGTAACTGACGGCAGCCAGGTAATGATAACTCCTCAGAGTAATACGCTTTATACTATAACAGCTACGGCAACACCTATATATACTGGTACTTCAACGGCATCGACTTCTTCAGTAAATTCTAATGTATACGTGTTTAAACCGACATTTACATGTTCGGATACTTCGATATACTTGTCTAATACAACTGACTTAAACGACAGGATCACTAATGTAACATGGTCTTGTGGTACTGAAGGCATCGAGAACCCGGATGGGGCCGTTCCTTCAATCAGCTATGATTTTGTTTTAGCAAGCAGTGGAGAAACTATAAACAATGCTGACGAGTATTCACCTCTTGATGTTGACTTTGTAAATATAAATATTGCATCTGTCAAACGGACGGATATAAATTTAACTTTAAGTGAAGGTCAATACAGTGTTGTTAGCGCACACGAAAATGATGACCATAACTTTACAGTATATGTTTATAAGCCAAATATAACGCTTCAGGATTTAGATGTTTTCTATGGTGATTCGGTTGATTTAAATACAGCGATTGTAGATGAAATAACTTGGGAGTGCACCCAGATCGCTCCGGCTGCCGAAGGAACAGTTCCTGACCTTATAATTGATTTTACAACTGTAAGAGGATCTAATATTGGAGATAATTACAGCTCATTTAGACCTAAAAATTATACTGATGTAAATATTGACGTGTCAGTTCAAAGACAAAGCGGCACAGTTTCTATCAAAGATTATTGTAACGTGACCAAAGCGGGTTCTCCGTCGGATGATCATGACTTTACAGTAAACTTAAAGAAAGGAACTATAACAATAGATAAAACAGGAACAAATATTGAAGAAGATCAGTCGTTCTTGTTTGCAATAAAATATATCGATTTTGATGGCAACGATGCTGTATTATATGAAGTTATACAAGGGATCGGAAGCAAAACTATAACAGGCTTGGTTGCCGCTGACTATACGATAACAGAACAGACAGATTGGTCTTGGCGCTATACTGCAGATAGTTCAACTAAAAATGTAACTATTAGCAGCAGTAATCCTAATGCCCAGGTTGAATTTAAGAATTCTTATTCTAATGACAAATGGCTCTCAGGAAACAATTTTGCAATCAATCTATTTAAGGCATTGGGAGCAGATTAA
- a CDS encoding ATP-binding protein, with amino-acid sequence MKRKIFRSMCLIASLTFILTSLLIFFVLYGEFYNSMRDEVRKEAIYVAEAINGSGESYLSSIKDTTLSRITLIAADGTVLYESDADASKMENHLTRPEIASALKNGTGESTRLSNTIGKQTFYYAIRLDNGNVIRLANTTSSVLSVFMRCIPYFLIIILFMLVLIIYFSRWRTKNIVAPINLIDLKEPLSTETYEELSPLLLKLSKQNTQIDNQIDELKNQKTELDSIAESMNEGLIILGNNGIVLLANNSALKIFNAKPDIVIGKHVFNINRSMAFRTITERVLKCEPAEALLTLNRHYYQLMATPIEKNSNVTGAVILILDVTERSEAEQRRREFTANVSHELKTPLTAILGYAEIIKDGIAKPEDYPRFAEHIYAEATRLIALVKDIINLSKLDEGDLDTVRETVDLFELSNKVIDTLKPFADSKGISLLISGEHAFITGVRQILYEIIFNLCDNAIKYNTIDGTVKITVSKEAKGILLKVKDTGIGIPIEHQSRVFERFYRVDKSHSKETGGTGLGLSIVKHGVLYHNAKIKLQSEPGNGTVFEILFPN; translated from the coding sequence ATGAAAAGAAAAATCTTCCGAAGCATGTGTTTAATTGCGTCTTTAACGTTTATACTTACTTCTCTTTTGATTTTTTTCGTCCTTTATGGAGAATTCTATAACAGTATGCGGGATGAAGTCAGAAAAGAAGCGATATACGTTGCAGAAGCAATTAACGGTTCAGGAGAATCTTATCTTTCAAGTATAAAAGATACGACTTTAAGCCGTATAACTTTAATTGCAGCAGACGGAACAGTTCTTTATGAAAGTGATGCCGATGCCTCTAAAATGGAAAACCATCTAACGCGCCCGGAAATTGCATCGGCATTAAAGAATGGAACCGGAGAATCAACACGCCTTTCAAATACTATCGGAAAACAAACCTTTTATTATGCAATACGTTTAGATAATGGAAATGTGATACGTTTAGCAAATACTACTTCAAGCGTGCTAAGCGTTTTTATGCGTTGTATCCCATATTTTCTCATTATAATTTTATTTATGCTCGTTTTAATCATATATTTTTCAAGATGGAGAACCAAAAATATCGTCGCTCCAATAAATCTTATTGATTTAAAAGAGCCTCTTTCAACTGAAACATACGAAGAACTTTCTCCGTTGCTTCTTAAGTTATCAAAACAAAATACCCAAATAGATAATCAGATAGATGAACTTAAAAATCAAAAAACTGAGCTCGACTCCATTGCAGAAAGCATGAACGAAGGGCTCATCATATTGGGTAATAACGGAATCGTGCTCTTAGCCAACAATAGCGCGCTTAAGATTTTTAATGCAAAACCGGATATAGTAATAGGAAAACACGTCTTTAATATAAATAGGAGTATGGCATTCAGGACTATAACTGAACGCGTCTTAAAGTGCGAACCGGCCGAAGCTTTGTTGACATTGAACAGGCATTATTACCAGCTAATGGCCACGCCTATTGAAAAAAACTCAAATGTAACGGGCGCAGTCATTTTGATTTTAGACGTTACCGAAAGAAGCGAAGCCGAGCAGAGGCGTCGTGAATTTACTGCGAATGTCTCTCACGAGCTGAAAACGCCTCTTACAGCCATTTTAGGTTATGCTGAGATAATAAAAGATGGAATAGCAAAACCGGAGGATTACCCCCGTTTTGCCGAGCATATCTATGCAGAAGCAACCCGTCTTATTGCACTTGTAAAAGATATCATTAATCTATCTAAATTAGATGAGGGTGATTTAGATACCGTCCGTGAAACTGTTGATTTGTTTGAATTGTCTAACAAAGTAATAGATACTTTAAAACCATTTGCAGACAGCAAAGGCATTTCCCTTTTGATTTCAGGCGAGCATGCTTTTATAACCGGAGTCAGGCAGATACTATATGAAATAATCTTTAATTTATGTGACAACGCCATCAAATATAATACTATAGATGGCACCGTTAAAATCACGGTTTCAAAAGAAGCCAAAGGAATACTGCTTAAAGTTAAAGATACCGGAATCGGCATTCCGATAGAACACCAAAGCCGTGTATTTGAACGCTTCTATCGTGTGGACAAAAGCCACTCCAAAGAAACCGGCGGAACAGGGCTTGGATTATCGATAGTAAAACACGGAGTTTTATATCATAATGCAAAGATAAAATTACAAAGCGAACCTGGCAACGGTACTGTTTTTGAAATATTGTTCCCTAATTAA
- a CDS encoding MBL fold metallo-hydrolase has product MKIKFIGAAHEVTGSCSYLNACGKNILIDYGMEQGVDYYENEKVPVAASEIDYVLLTHAHIDHSGLLPLLFKEGFRGEIHSTQAAYSLCDIMLRDSAHIQEFEAEWKNRKARRSGSGDFVPIYTMDDAVGALGLFHPHKYETKEILCPGIETRFIDAGHLLGSASIEVFIKEDTVSKKFVFSGDIGNLNQPLLRDPQYIKEADYVLMECTYGDRIHKEVTNYIEVLTDIIQDTFDRGGNLIIPSFAVGRTQEMLYFLRKIKADNLVKGHGSFPVYVDSPLAIEATTIFNKNSNSCFDPQALELINKGINPLIFDGLKLTISTEESKAINFDPEPKIIISASGMCEAGRIRHHLKHNLWREDSTVLFVGYQAQNTLGRALLNGAKSVRLFGEEIKVRAQIKELPGISAHADQNGLIEWISNFSPKPIKVFVNHGESEVCDSFAEKLKSSLNLDAVAPFSGMEYDLATNTCTHESHPVLIQKKIDRLSPAASAFARLKTALDRLASLIDISSGRTNKDLARLTDQINSMCDKWEK; this is encoded by the coding sequence ATGAAAATTAAATTCATAGGTGCAGCTCATGAAGTTACCGGGAGCTGCTCTTATCTTAATGCATGCGGAAAAAATATTTTGATCGATTACGGCATGGAACAAGGAGTAGACTATTATGAAAATGAAAAGGTACCTGTTGCTGCATCTGAAATCGATTACGTTCTTTTGACACATGCACACATAGACCATTCCGGCCTTTTACCGCTTCTGTTCAAGGAAGGCTTTAGAGGTGAAATTCATTCAACTCAGGCAGCTTATTCGCTCTGTGACATAATGTTAAGAGATAGTGCACACATACAGGAATTTGAAGCAGAATGGAAAAACAGAAAGGCAAGGCGTTCCGGCAGCGGCGATTTTGTTCCTATATATACTATGGATGATGCTGTTGGTGCCTTAGGGCTGTTTCACCCGCATAAATACGAAACAAAAGAGATTCTTTGCCCCGGTATTGAAACACGCTTTATAGATGCAGGCCACCTGCTTGGTTCTGCAAGTATAGAAGTTTTCATAAAAGAAGATACTGTGTCTAAAAAATTTGTCTTTTCCGGAGATATCGGCAACCTAAACCAGCCGCTTCTCAGGGATCCGCAGTATATAAAAGAAGCAGATTATGTGCTAATGGAATGTACATACGGCGATAGAATACATAAAGAGGTCACAAATTATATCGAGGTTTTAACGGATATAATCCAAGATACTTTTGACCGTGGAGGGAATTTGATCATACCTTCTTTTGCAGTAGGTAGGACACAGGAGATGCTTTACTTTTTACGCAAGATAAAAGCGGACAACCTTGTAAAAGGGCACGGCTCTTTCCCTGTATATGTAGACAGCCCTCTTGCTATTGAAGCAACTACTATTTTTAATAAAAACAGTAACTCCTGCTTTGATCCACAGGCTCTTGAATTAATTAATAAAGGAATAAACCCGTTGATTTTCGACGGATTGAAACTTACAATTTCAACAGAAGAGTCAAAAGCGATAAATTTTGATCCTGAACCTAAAATTATTATATCTGCAAGCGGAATGTGCGAAGCAGGGCGTATAAGGCATCATTTAAAACATAATCTATGGAGAGAAGATTCTACAGTACTTTTTGTTGGGTACCAGGCTCAAAATACTTTAGGCCGCGCCCTATTAAACGGTGCAAAAAGTGTACGTCTTTTCGGTGAAGAAATAAAAGTCCGCGCGCAGATAAAAGAACTTCCGGGAATCAGCGCACATGCCGATCAAAACGGACTTATAGAATGGATAAGCAACTTTTCACCTAAACCAATAAAAGTCTTTGTCAATCACGGCGAAAGCGAAGTTTGCGATTCATTTGCTGAAAAACTAAAATCAAGCCTTAATTTGGATGCGGTTGCTCCGTTTAGCGGCATGGAATATGATTTAGCCACTAACACATGTACACACGAAAGCCATCCGGTTTTAATACAAAAGAAGATAGACAGGCTAAGCCCTGCGGCTTCGGCCTTTGCACGGCTTAAAACTGCTCTTGACCGCCTTGCTTCTCTGATTGATATAAGCTCCGGTAGGACGAATAAAGACTTAGCGCGTCTTACTGATCAAATCAACAGTATGTGCGATAAGTGGGAAAAATAA
- a CDS encoding DUF308 domain-containing protein, translating into MTAWLSIIYIILGLIFILWPAASVLSICYIVGAVILIIGLIKVISWFSYNYSQTNTTFTFDFAYGIIATLLGLFMLLFPHIIVSALPIVLGVLVLFDSIIRIQIAFDLKNASSKRFTSTLILALLTAVFGLIIMFNPFKVAVTLTIFIGIVFLISGAVNLWNYLSVKKLLK; encoded by the coding sequence ATGACTGCTTGGCTCTCCATTATATATATAATTCTAGGATTAATATTTATTTTGTGGCCTGCTGCGTCTGTCTTATCTATATGTTATATAGTAGGAGCGGTAATATTAATAATAGGTTTAATAAAAGTGATTTCTTGGTTTTCTTATAACTACAGCCAAACAAATACTACTTTTACCTTTGATTTTGCATATGGTATTATAGCAACTTTGCTAGGGCTATTTATGTTGTTGTTCCCGCATATAATTGTATCCGCTCTTCCTATAGTGCTGGGAGTGTTGGTGCTCTTTGACAGTATAATTCGCATACAAATAGCGTTCGATTTAAAAAACGCAAGTTCAAAACGTTTTACATCAACTTTAATACTTGCGCTGTTAACCGCGGTTTTTGGCCTTATAATTATGTTTAATCCATTTAAAGTAGCAGTTACCTTAACTATATTTATAGGTATAGTATTTTTAATATCCGGTGCTGTAAACCTGTGGAATTATTTAAGTGTTAAAAAACTATTGAAATAA
- a CDS encoding response regulator transcription factor — MIYCVEDDASIRELIVYTLKNTGYDAAGIEDGVDLFKNLKSTIPELILLDIMLPGEDGISILKRLKSISSTKDIPIILVTAKGTEYDKVLGLDLGADDYIAKPFGMMELLSRVKAVLRRSTYKREPEEKIVGNIILNKERHLVEVNNEKIMLTLKEFELLSYLMENEGIVMTRDKLLTKIWGYDFDGETRTVDVHIRTLRQKLGPAGDIIETVRGIGYRIGADT; from the coding sequence ATGATATACTGCGTAGAAGATGATGCAAGCATCCGGGAACTAATAGTCTATACACTTAAAAATACGGGATATGATGCTGCCGGCATAGAAGACGGGGTAGACCTGTTTAAAAATCTAAAGTCTACGATCCCTGAGCTCATTTTGCTGGATATAATGCTGCCGGGAGAAGATGGTATATCCATTTTAAAACGGCTTAAATCCATCTCGTCGACAAAAGATATACCTATTATACTGGTAACGGCAAAAGGCACTGAATATGATAAGGTTTTGGGCCTAGATTTAGGTGCAGACGACTATATAGCAAAACCTTTTGGTATGATGGAGCTTTTATCGAGGGTCAAGGCAGTCCTCCGCCGTAGTACGTATAAGAGAGAACCCGAAGAAAAAATAGTAGGCAATATTATATTAAATAAGGAAAGACACCTAGTTGAAGTTAATAATGAAAAAATAATGTTGACTTTAAAGGAATTTGAGCTTCTCTCTTACCTGATGGAAAACGAAGGTATAGTCATGACCCGTGACAAACTCCTAACTAAAATCTGGGGATATGATTTTGACGGAGAAACCCGTACAGTAGATGTTCATATTAGAACTTTGCGGCAAAAACTAGGTCCTGCTGGAGATATAATTGAAACAGTCCGTGGAATAGGTTACCGCATAGGAGCAGATACATGA